Below is a window of Mycolicibacterium rhodesiae NBB3 DNA.
GTGCTGGCCAACGTGGATGCCGACCTGTGCAAGCAGGTCGCGATCGGGCTTGGCTTGCCCGCGCCGAAGGGTAAGCCACCGGCTGACACCCTCCCATCAGCCGCGCTGTCGCAGATCGTCGCCACCCCCGGGCCGATCGACGGCCGCAAGATCGGCATCATCGCGGGCGCCGACTCCGACCTCGCGGGTGTCAACAAGCTGGTGCAGGCCATTCAGGGCCTGGGGGCGACGCCGTTGGTGACCGCGCCGATCGGTGGTGTGCTGAAGGCCGGCAGGCGCAGCGTCATCGTCGAGCGGACGCTGTTGACCGCGCGGTCCATCGAATACGACGCGCTGGTGGTCGCCGACGGTACGACACCGACCCGCGACATCAAGCTGGTCGTGATGCTCCAAGAGGCCTTTCGCCACTGCAAGCCCATTGCGGCGTGGGGTGACGGAACGGCGGCGCTGTCCGCCGCAGGCATCGAGCTCGATGCCGCCGGGGTTCTTGTCGCCGGCAGCGTGGACAAGAAGTTCATTGCTGCGCTGGCGGGCGCCGTTGGGCTACATCGGGTCTGGGACCGCACCGTCGACGTGATGGCGTCCGAGGTTGCCCCGGCGCGTTGAGTGATTCGGTCAGGGTCCCGCGGTGAGTGACTTCGTCGCGGGGCCCTCCAGCAGAGTGCCGTCGGGAGCGAAGCGCGAGCCGTGCAGCGGACACTCCCAGGCGCGATCGGCGTCATTCCAGCTGACGATGCCGCCGAGGTGGGGGCACACCGGAGAGACGACATGTGTTTCGCCGTCCACCACACACTTGGCCTGCAGGTGCCATGGCGGCCCGGTCACCACGCCCTCGCCCTCGCTCGGTGTGGCGCCGGACGCGGTGATCGGCGTTATCCACCCCTTGGCCAGGTTGAAGCCCACTTCGAGGTTCGCCATCAGGGCGGTAGTCAGTCCAGAGGCTTCGTGCGGGCTCCAACTCGCGAACGCGCGACGCCAATCCATCCGGCCGCCGAGTATCTCAGACGACAGCGCCAGCGCCGCTGCGACACCGTTGGACATGCCCCACTTGTCGAATCCCGTAGCGACGAAGATCTTTTCGAACTTGGGCAGCAGCGGGCCCACGTAAGGGAGTTCGTCGATCGGGTGGTAGTCCTGGGCAGACCAGAAATGAGTTTGGACGGCGCCCGGATAGTGCAACGCAGTCCACTTCGTGAGTTCCTCGATGTCCGCGGCCACCGAGTCGGAGCGCCCGACGGTGTGCCCAGCGCCGCCGACGATGAGCTTCTCACCTGTCGAGCTGGGTGCATAACGCACCGACCGGGTAGGGGAGTCCACGGCGATGAACATCGGCCGGGTGATGTCGCCTGGCACGTCGAACGCCAGGCAGTACGAGCGCTGAGGCTTCACCCGCGCGAAAAATCCGCCGCGGTCCAGGATCGGGATGCCGGTGGCGAGTACGCACTGCTCTGCCTTCATCGAAAGCTGTTGCTGCTGAGAGTCTTCGGCGGACTCCGTCGGTTGCAGGCCGATCCGAAGCGGGTTCGTACCCGATATCGACGTGACCCGCACACCCTCCAACAGCCTGCCGCCATGGGTTTCGAGCTCGGTCACCAGGCTGTTGAGCACCGGCATGGGATCGACCTGCGCCTGGTCGCGCAGACGCACACCGCCGGCGAACGGAAACGGCGCATCGGCGTCTTCGACCCACTCGGCGCCGTCGAGTCCGGCTTCCCGTGCAGCTGCGAGTACACGCCGCGCGGTCGACACCCCATCAGCGTTCTGGGCGTAGGCGTGGTCGTCTTCGCGCTGAACGCTTATTCCGTGCTCCTCGCAGTACCGAAGCAGCCAGTCCCGACCTTCGGTGTTGCCGGTGACATACTCGCGCAATACTTCTCGCCCATGTTTGGCGTTGATACGCGACAGCTTGGTGCCCTGCAGCAGGCTGACCTTCCCGGTGGTGTTGCCAGTCGCTCCTGCCCCGACCCCGAATGCTTCGACGACCGTCACCTGCTTGCCCGCCCGGGCAAGCAGCACAGCCGTTGTCAGGCCCGTGATACCGGCGCCGACGACCACCACGTCGGCGGAGTTCTGGGCACCATCGACACCGCGCGTCGCAATGAGGGGTTCAGCCTGGTCGGCCAGCCATAGCGAGGTCATGGCGCCTGAACTACCCGGCTCACCTGCGGTCAAACGTCGCACCTTGCCTCCTGGACAGGAAAGCCTTCCCGTCGGAAGCGGATCATGGCTCCACGGCGATTACGACGGCGCTGCAACCTCGGGACTCTTTATCCAGCAACGCCGCACCCCGACCACATCCGAAGAAAATCCAATGATCAAGCCCACGAACGACTTTACGTACGCAGTCGCCGAGGACAACGACCTCTCCGGCCCCGGCGGATGCGCGAACGTCAGCGTTGAAGACACGACGGTCCCGTGCCGCGACGGCTCGACCGTCGCCGTGAACGGGGTGATGTCGGGGGCGGCATTGTCGGAGCCCACCGGGCCACCGACTCGTGGACGTCCTGTGTTCACACGGGCGCCCCTCCTCATCGGCATTCCCTGAGCCCCACGTCGAGGTGATACACAGCTGATTCATAGCCGATACATGACGGGCACATCAGTACGGTCTGCATGATCTCGACCATGAGTGAAAGCCCGACACCGTCAGAACTGGCGACCGCTCCGGTCGCCACCGCAGCACCTGTCGTTCGCGATGAGCCGCGCCGCTCCAGGGCCACCCTCGCCGCCGCCTGGGTCGGCGTCGTCGCGGGCGTGGTGTTCATCGTCGCCGTGATCTTCTTCTCCGGCTTCATCCTGGGAGCGCACAGCGGCGGGCATCGCGGACCCGGCGGCCACATGGGTGACCGCGACTTCGTGGAGTTCCACCGCGGGCCACCACCGATGTTCGGAATCCCGCCCGATGGCCAGTTCGACCGCCCTGGTCCCGGCCCCGGCGGCCCGCGCTTCGGACCGCCGCCAGGGCCGCCGTCATCGCCCAGTGGACCGCAGTCGCCGGGCGCGACACCGACACCGCCGCGTCCCTAGTGCCCACGCAATCCGTGCACGATGTTTGGAATCGATTCATTGAGGGGGAAACTCGACGGGGGAGGCCCTGCCCAGCGCCTCCTCGAGGAGATGACACCTGATGACAGACAAATACACGACCACGGACTCCGGCGCTCCGGCCCCGAGCATCGAACACTCACTGACCGTCGGCCCGGACGGCCCCATCCTGCTGCAGGACCACTACCTGATCGAGCAGATGGCCAACTTCAACCGGGAGCGCATTCCGGAGCGGCAGCCGCACGCCAAGGGCGGCGGCGCATTCGGCCAGTTCGAGGTGACGAACGACGTCAGCGCATACACCAAGGCCGCGTTCCTGCAGCCCGGCGCCAAGACCGAGATGGTTGCGCGCTTCTCGACGGTCGCCGGTGAGCGCGGTAGCCCAGACACCTGGCGCGACCCGCGCGGATTCGCGCTGAAGTTCTATACGTCCGACGGCAACTTCGACATGGTCGGCAACAACACCCCGGTGTTCTTCATCCGCGACCCGATGAAGTTCCAGAACTTCATCCGTTCCCAGAAGCGGATGGCGGCGAACAACCTGCGCGACCACCACATGCAGTGGGACTTCTGGACGCTGTCACCCGAGTCGGCGCACCAGGTCACCTGGCTGATGGGTGACCGCGGTATCCCCAAGACCTGGCGGAACATGAACGGCTACTCCAGCCACACCTACAGCTGGGTCAACGCCAACGATGAGCTGTTCTGGGTGAAGTACCACTTCAAGACCGACCAGGGCATCGACTTCCTGACCCAGGAGGACGCCGATCGGCTCGCCGGCGAGGACGGCGACTACCACCAGCGTGACCTGTTCACCTCGATCGAGGACGGCAACTTCCCGAGTTGGACGCTGCACGTGCAGATCATGCCGTTCGAGGACGCCAAGACCTACCGCTACAACCCGTTCGATCTGACGAAGGTGTGGCCGCACGGCGACTATCCGCTGCACGAGGTCGGCAAGATGACCTTGAACCGCAACGTGGAGGACTACCACGCGCAGATCGAGCAGGCCGCGTTCGAGCCGAACAACATCGTGCCCGGCACCGGACTGAGCCCGGACAAGATGCTGCTGGCGCGGGGGTTCTCCTACTCCGACGCCCACCGCGCCAGGCTCGGGGTCAACTACAAGCAGATCCCGGTGAATGAACCGCACGTCGAGGTGCGCGCCTACTCCAAGGACGGCGCCATGCGCATCCGCAACGCGACGGACCCGGTCTACACGCCGAACTCGATGGGTGGCCCCGAGGTGGACCCGAAGCGCGCATCCGAGGTGCACTGGGCGTCCGACGGTGACATGGTCCGGACGGCCTATGCTCTGCGCGCCGAGGACGACGACTGGGGACAGGCGGGCACTCTCGTGCGCGAAGTGCTCGATGATGCCCAACGCGAACGGTTGGCGCACAACATCATCGGCCACGTGTCGGATGGTGTGCGGGAGCCGGTGCTGTCACGGGTGTTCGAGTACTGGACCAACGTCGACCCCGATCTCGGGAAGAAGGTCGAGGAAGGTGTGCGTGCCAGCCTGAACGGCTGACCCCCTCGCCGAGCGCACGCTTGTTTGCAGCCCTTCCCGGGATTTGTGTGCAACAAGCGAGCGATCGGCGTAGGTCGACGGGCGTCTTGCCGTCGGCGCCACGGCTGGCATGATCAAGCCCATGAGCATCGAAGTCCTATTCACGTCAGAGTCCACCGCAACCGGAGGCGGCCGCGAAGGCCATGTGAAGTCCTCGACGGGCCGTATCGATCAGAACACCAACCATCCGAAGGAGATGGGTGGCAGCGGCGAGGGCACCAACCCCGAGGAGCTGTTCTCGGCCGGTTATGCCGCCTGTTTCCTCGGTGCCCTCCGCGCCGTCGCCGGCAAGGAGAAGATTCAGGTCGACGATGCCAGCGCGATCACCGCGCAGGTCGGCTTCGGCAAGGATCCCGATGGTGGATTCGCCATCAACGCCCATCTGATCGGCTATCTGCCCGGCTTCGAGCAGGCCGCCGCGGAGGAGCTGATGGAGAAGGCCCACCAGTTCTGCCCCTACTCCAAGGCCACCCGCGGCAACATCGACGTCAAGCTGTCGGCGAAGGTCTAGCCCCGTGCTTCCCCGGCGGCTCGCCGCCCTGGCCGGCGTCGGCGTCGCCGCGGTCCTGTCGCTGGCGGGCCCGCCCGGGGAGGCTACGGCTCGGCCGTCGGACCCGGGCGTGGTGAATTACGCTGTGCTGCCGAAGGGTTCGGTGGGCAACATCATCGGCGCACCGATGCGGTTCGAGTGGACGTACACCGCTCCGTTCCAGTCGTTCTTCGTCGACAACGCGGCGTGCAACAACTGGGCGGACGTCGGGTTGCCCGATGTCTACGCCGACCCCGACCTCGCCTCTTTCAACGGGGCGGTGGCGCAGACCGGACCCAATGATCAGACCCACTTCGTCAAGCAGGCGGTCGGCGTCTTCGCCACCGACGACGCAGCCGACCGCGCCTTCCGCCGGCTCGTCGACCGCACCTTGGGCTGCAACGGCCAGACCACAGCCATGCACCTGGACAACATGACCACCCAGGTGTGGACCTTCACGGGCGGACCAGCCACCGCGACCGACGCCGACTGGGTCAAACAGGAGGCGGGCCTCGACCGTCGCTGCTTCAACACGACCAGAAAACGCGAAAATGTTCTGCTGCAGGCGAAAGTCTGTCAGTCCGGCAACGGGGGTCCGGCGGTGAATGTGCTGGCCGGTGCCATGCAGAACACTCTGGGGCAGTAGCGCGACGAACTTCTGGGTACACCTCACCCCGACGTCACAGAAAAGTTCGTGGGAGATTGTCGGTGCGGTCTGGAAGATGTAGTGAAGGACGCGATCGTTCCCTACCCGGAAGGGGCCGGAAGATATGACCTTCGCCATGACGTCCGAGGTAGACGACGCGCGTCGCTCACCCACCGACGCAGGGTTGACCAGTGCGAACGAGGCTGCCGCCTATATCGGTGAGACCTGCCTGAACGACGGTCCAGTGGGTCAGGTGGGCCTAGAGGTCGAGGCGCATTGCTTCGACCTGCGCGACCCGATGCGACGGCCCGGCTGGGATGAACTCACCGAGATCATCAGCGGCGTCCCCGCGTTGCCCGGCGGCAGCGCGGTGACCGTCGAACCCGGCGGCGCCGTCGAGCTGTCGGGCCCGCCGTTGCAGGGACCGCTGCCGGCCATCGCCGCGATGCAGGCCGATCGCGCGGCGCTTCGTGCGACGTTCGCGCAGGCGGGTCTGGGGCTGGTGTTACTCGGCGCCGATCCGCTACGGCCCGCAAGACGCGTCAATCCCGGTGCCCGCTACCAGGCGATGGAGACGTTCTTCAAGGCCAGCGACACAGGCGCCGCGGGTGCGGCCATGATGACCTCGACGGCCTCCATCCAGATCAACCTCGACGCGGGCCCGCGCGAAGGCTGGGCCGACCGGGTGCGGCTCGCGCACGCGCTCGGGCCGACCATGATCGCGATCGCCGCCAACTCACCACTGCTCGGCGGCAGGTTCGCGGGGTGGCGGTCGGCGCGCCAACACGTGTGGGGTCAGCTCGACTCGGCGCGCTGCGGGCCTGTGCTGGGCGCCAATGGTGACGACCCGGCCAGCGACTGGGCCCGCTACGCGTTGAGGGCGCCCGTCATGCTGGTTAACACACCTTCCAGCGAAGTGCTCCCGGTGACCACCTGGGTGCCGTTCGCCGACTGGGCCGACGGCCGCGTCCTGCTCGGCGACCGCAGGCCCACGCGCGACGATCTGGACTACCACCTCACCACGCTGTTCCCGCCGGTGCGGCCGCGGCGCTGGCTCGAGATCCGCTACCTCGACAGCGTTCCCGACGCTGTCTGGCCCGCGGTGGCGTTCACGCTCGTCACCCTGCTCGACGACCCGGTCGCCGCCGACATCGCGGCGGAGGCCACCGAGTCGGTCGCGACGGCGTGGGACCGAGCCGCTCAGATCGGGCTCGGTGACCGCAGACTGGCCGATGCCGCGGTGCGGTGCGTGCACACCGCGGCGCAACGGGCGCCCGCCGCGCTCGAGGAATCGATGCAGCAGTTGGTGCGTTCGGTCGAACAGGGACGCTGCCCGGCCGACGATTTCTCCGACCGGGTCGTCAAGAACGGGATCGCTCCGGCGGTCGGTCAACTGGCGCAAGGGGACATGTGAGGCAACGCGAGACACTCGCCCGCGAACTCACGACTGCCCGCGACCGAACCCTGCGGCTGGTCGACTTCGACGACGCCGAACTTCACCGCCAGTACGACCCGTTGATGAGCCCGCTGGTGTGGGACCTCGCCCACATCGGCTGGCAGGAAGAACTCTGGCTGCTCCGCGGCAACAACCCCGGTCGTCCCGGACTCCTCGACCCTGCGGTCGAGCGCTGCTACGACGCATTCCTCAACTCGCGCGCCAGCCGCGTCGACCTACCGCTGCTGTCGCCCGCCGAGGCGAGGTCCTACTGCTCGACCGTCCGCAACAAGGCTCTGGACAGTCTCGACGCACTGTCCACCGACGCTGACGAATTCACTTTCGGCCTGGTGATCAGCCACGAGAATCAGCATGACGAGACGATGCTGCAAGCGCTGAACCTGCGTACCGGTCCCCCCTTGCTGGATCGCGGGGCACCGCTGCCACCCGGTCGCCCCGGAGTCGCCGGCGCCTCGGTGCTCGTGCCGGCCGGTGAGTTCGTTCTCGGGGTGGACGCCGTCACCGAACCGCACTCATTGGACAACGAGCGTTGTGCGCACGTGGTCGACGTGCCGGCGTTCCGTATCGGCACGGTGCCCGTCACCAACGGTGAGTGGCGGCAGTTCATCGACGACGGCGGATACGACGATCAGCGTTGGTGGTCCGAGCGCGGCTGGGTGCATCGCCAGGAGGCCGATCTGCGGGCGCCGCAGTTCTGGAACGTCTCAGGCGACTTGGCGGGCACGCGCACCCGCTTCGGACATATCGAGGACATTCCCGCCGACGAGCCCGTCCAGCACATCACGTTTTTCGAGGCCGAGGCGTACGCGTCCTGGGCTGGGGCGCGGTTGCCCACCGAGCAGGAGTGGGAGAAGGCGTGCGCGTGGGATCCCGCGGTGAACGCGCGCCGTCGCTATCCGTGGGGTGCCTCAGAGCCGACGGCGCACCTGGCCAACCTGGGTGGTGAGGCGTTGCGCCCCGCGCCCGTCGGCGCCTATCCGGCCGGTGCATCGGCCTACGGCGCCGAACAGATGCTCGGCGATGTCTGGGAATGGACCACGTCTGCGTTGCGGCCGTGGCCGGGTTTCACGCCGATGCTCTACGAGCAGTACTCGGCGCCGTTCTTCGACGGTGATTACAAAGTTCTACGCGGCGGGTCCTGGGCGGTCGCGCCGAGCATCCTTCGGCCGAGCTTCCGCAACTGGGACCATCCGATCCGCAGGCAGATCTTCTCCGGTGTCCGCCTGGCATGGGATGTCGCCTGATGTGCCGGCACCTCGGTTGGCTCGGTGCGCCGGTCTCCGTCGCGTCGTTGGTGCTCGAACCCGCGAACGGCCTCATGGTGCAGTCGTATTCACCGCGCAGGCAGAAGCACGGCCTGATGAACGCCGACGGCTGGGGTGTCGGATTCTTCGACGATGACACACCGCGGCGATGGCGAAGCGCCGCGCCGCTGTGGGGCGACGTCTCGTTCGCGTCGGTGGCGCCCGCGTTGCGCAGCGGGTGCGTGGTCGCCGCCGTGCGTTCGGCGAGTATCGGGATGCCGATCGAACCGTCGGCGTCCGCACCATTCACCGACGGCCGATGGCTGCTGTCGCACAACGGGCTCGTCGACCGCGGCGTTCTGCCGTTGTCGGCGAAGGCCGAATCGACATGCGACAGCGCGCTGCTGGCGGCGCTGATCTTCGACCGCGGTCTGGACGCGCTCGGGCCTACCATCGTCGAGGTCGCCGCCGCCGATCCCAACGCCCGGCTGAACATCCTGGCGGGCAACGGTTCTGAGCTGCTCGCCACCACGTGGGGAGACACCCTCTCGGTCCTGCGCAGGAGCGACGGTGTGGTGCTCGCCAGCGAACCCTACGACGACGACCCCGACTGGCAGGAGATCCCCGATCGACACCTGGTCTCCGTCGCCGGCTCGGACATCGAGCTGATCCCCCTGAAAGGATAGTGATGACGTTCGCACTGTCGAACTATTTGTCCGCTGATTCGGCGACCGACGCCCTGCGCCGTGACGTGCGCGATGGGCTGACGCAGACGCCGAAGGCGTTGCCCCCCAAGTGGTTCTACGATTCCGCGGGCAGCGATCTGTTCGACCGGATCACCCGGCTGCCCGAGTACTACCCCACCCGCACCGAGGCGCAGATCCTGCGCGAGCGGTCGGTCGAGATCGCGGAGGCATCGGGTGCGGACACCCTCGTCGAACTCGGAAGCGGCACCTCGGAGAAGACCCGCATGCTGCTGGATGCCTTGCGCGACAGCGGATCCCTTCGCCGGTTCATCCCGTTCGACGTCGACGCGTCGATACTGAAGGCAGCCGGATCCGCCATCGAAAAGGAGTATCCGGGAATCGAGGTCGACGCCGTGTGCGGAGACTTCGAGGAACACCTTGGCAAGATTCCCCGGGTCGGCCGCCGGCTTGTCGCGTTTCTCGGCTCGACGATCGGAAACCTCACACCTGTGCCGCGCGCCGAGTTCCTCGCCGCATTGTCTGAGACGCTGCAGCCCGGTGACAGCCTGCTGCTGGGCACCGACCTGGTCAAGGACACCGACCGGCTGATCGCGGCGTACGACGACAGCGCAGGCGTCACAGCGATGTTCAATCGCAACGTGCTGGCGGTGGTCAACCGCGAGCTCGACGCGAATTTCGACCTCGACGCCTTCGCACACGTCGCCAAATGGAACACCGACTCCGAACGCATCGAGATGTGGCTGCGCGCGACACGGGCGCAGCGCGTGCAGATCGAAGCGCTGGACCTGAGCATCGATTTCGCGGACGGCGAGGAGATGCTCACCGAGGTGTCGTGCAAGTTCCGATCCGATTCAGTCGCCGCCGAACTGGCCGAAGCCGGTCTGCGCCGCACACATTGGTGGACCGACAGCGCCGGCGACTTCGGACTGTCTCTGGCGACGCCGTGACATCTGGGGCGGGGACTCTCGCCGAGCGGTGGCGGGCCGTGCGGCCGCCCGTCGCGGGTCTGCACGTCGACAGCGCGGCGTGCTCACGGCAGAGCTTCGCGGTCATCGACGCCGCGACCCAGCATGCCCGCCACGAAGCCGAGGTCGGCGGTTACGTGGCCGCCGTGGCCGCGGCGCCGGCGCTCGACGCGGGGCGGGCGGCCATCGGCGCGCTGACGGGTTTGGACAGTGGCGACGTCGTCTACACGACCGGCGCCAACAACGCCCTCGACCTTCTGCTGTCCAGCTGGCCGGCACAGCGCACGGTCGCGTGCCTGCCCGGTGAGTACGGGCCCAACCTAGCGGTCATGGCTGCCAACGGGTTCGACGTGCACGCGTTGCCCACCGACGGCGCCGGCCGGCTCGACGTCGACGCCGCAGCCCGTCAACTGGCCGCCGACCGGCCCTCGCTCGTCCACCTGACCACGTTGGCGAGCCACCGCGGTGTCGCACAGCCGATGGCAGCGCTGGCCGACGTCTGCCGCTCACTGGATCTACCGTTGGTGATCGATGCGGCGCAGGCATTCGGCCATCTCGACTGCGCCGTAACACCTTCGGCGATCTACAGCTCGTCGCGCAAGTGGGTGGCAGGTCCCCGCGGTGTTGGATTCCTGGCGGTACGACCCGACCTGGCGCAGCGGCTGCGGCCGCGGCTGCCACCGCCGGAATGGGGGCTTCCGTCGGGCGTGCTGGAACGCCTCGAGCAGGGCGAAGCCAATGTGGCTGCCCGCGTTGGCTATTCGGTTGCCCTCGGCGAGTATCTGGCCGCCGGCCCCGCGCAGGTCGGTGAACGGCTGGCCGAGGTGGGCGCGATGACCCGCGAGGCGCTCGCCGATGTGAAGGGATGGCGGGTGGTCGAGGCGGTCGACGAGCCGACGGCGATCACGACGCTGCAACCCGTCGACGGCGCCGACCCGCAGCAGGTACGCGCGCACCTGATCGCCGAGCGCGGAATCGTCACCACCTACGCCGAAACGCAGCGGGCGCCGTTCGAGATGGCGTTGCCGGTGCTGCGCGCGTCGCCGCACGTCGACGTCACCGAAGGTGAACTCGAGGAGTTCGCCGAGGCGCTGGCCGCCGCGACCTAGTCCTTGTGGGCGGTGAGCAGAAACGCGGGCATCTTGTCCCTGCCCTTCTCGTCCTTTTCGAAGGCAGGCATCGTGAACGGCGCCTCGGCGGGCATGGCAGCCGTCATGTTGGCGTGGATGAAGGCGGGTTTGATCTCATCGATCGTCCAGTACTTCGACACGGCATCGCGTAACTCGTCCTCGCTGACGGTGTTCGGGCCGAACTGCGCTCCCGGCGGGAACGCGCCGTTGGCGAACACCAGGATGTAGAACACCGCGCCCGGCGCGGCCGCTCGGTGCGCGGAACGTAGGTACCCGTCGCCGCCCTCGATGGGCAACGAGTGGAACAGGGTGCTGTCGACGATCGTGTTGAACCGTCCGTCGTATCCGGTGGACGACGTGATGTCGTCCTGGACGAATGTCGCTGTGGTCAAGCCGCGCTCGGCGGCGGCCTTGGTGGCCGCCGCGACGGCGGTGGGTGTGAGGTCGATACCGACCACCGTCTGACCCTCGGCGGCCAGCGCCAGCGATAACTCGGCGACTCCGCAACCCGCGTCGAGCACCTCGCCGCGGATCTTGCCGCTCCGGATCAGCGCGGCCAGTTCAGGCTGTGGTTCACCGATGTTCCACGGCGGTGGTCCCTGGAAGTGACCGCTCTCCTGGTAGGCGTCATCCCATTCCATCACTTCTTCTGATGCCATGGATCAAACCTAGTTCAAGCGGACTTTCGCACCAAAAGTGTTGCGCTGTAATCCGTGAGAGCCGGGGAGTCGTCCGGCGTCTTGGGATACGGGTCGAGTGAACGCAGCTCGACGGTGTAGCCACCGACATCGTTGGTCAGCTTTTCCTGCCCGGGGGCGGGGTTGGTGTTGAACTCCATGGTTGTCGGGGTGGTGCCCTGCACTGGCTCAGCCTGGACTGCGATGCGGGCCTGGCCGGTCCAGAAGCACTCGACCTCTGTCGGACAGCGGGAATCTTCGAGCACATCGGTGAACCGCAGCCGCAGATCAGCGTCGCGGATGGCCACCTGCTGGCCGCCGTGCAGGACGAACTCCTGGTCGAGCCCGGCTTCGATGGGATCCGCCTGCGCCGGCCTGCTC
It encodes the following:
- a CDS encoding class I SAM-dependent methyltransferase, whose amino-acid sequence is MASEEVMEWDDAYQESGHFQGPPPWNIGEPQPELAALIRSGKIRGEVLDAGCGVAELSLALAAEGQTVVGIDLTPTAVAAATKAAAERGLTTATFVQDDITSSTGYDGRFNTIVDSTLFHSLPIEGGDGYLRSAHRAAAPGAVFYILVFANGAFPPGAQFGPNTVSEDELRDAVSKYWTIDEIKPAFIHANMTAAMPAEAPFTMPAFEKDEKGRDKMPAFLLTAHKD
- the egtE gene encoding ergothioneine biosynthesis PLP-dependent enzyme EgtE, which codes for MTSGAGTLAERWRAVRPPVAGLHVDSAACSRQSFAVIDAATQHARHEAEVGGYVAAVAAAPALDAGRAAIGALTGLDSGDVVYTTGANNALDLLLSSWPAQRTVACLPGEYGPNLAVMAANGFDVHALPTDGAGRLDVDAAARQLAADRPSLVHLTTLASHRGVAQPMAALADVCRSLDLPLVIDAAQAFGHLDCAVTPSAIYSSSRKWVAGPRGVGFLAVRPDLAQRLRPRLPPPEWGLPSGVLERLEQGEANVAARVGYSVALGEYLAAGPAQVGERLAEVGAMTREALADVKGWRVVEAVDEPTAITTLQPVDGADPQQVRAHLIAERGIVTTYAETQRAPFEMALPVLRASPHVDVTEGELEEFAEALAAAT